A window of Variovorax sp. HW608 genomic DNA:
GTTAGACGGAGAGGCGCTTGCGGCCCTTGGCGCGGCGCGCGTTGATGACGGCGCGACCACCGCGGGTCTTCATGCGGACCAGAAAACCGTGGGTACGGGCGCGGCGGGT
This region includes:
- the rpmH gene encoding 50S ribosomal protein L34; translated protein: MKRTYQASKTRRARTHGFLVRMKTRGGRAVINARRAKGRKRLSV